A stretch of DNA from Plodia interpunctella isolate USDA-ARS_2022_Savannah chromosome 11, ilPloInte3.2, whole genome shotgun sequence:
TACGGTATGTTTTCAAGAATAAACCATTTTGGACGCATTTCCTCTGTTTCTTTAAGGGTCCCGGTGAATTTATTGGTAGAATAAACTCGAACGTCCATTAATGTAGGTTCGCCTTCAAATGTGAACTCCATATGTGCGATATGCTTCAAATCACAAATTTCAACGACCAAGTTACATTCTTCTTTCAACTCTCGAGCAGCAGCTTCTACTATGCTCTCGTTTGGTTCAACTTTACCACCAAAACCATTCCATTTGTTCACGCCAAAACCGCGCTTCTTGAAGCCTAAGAgaatttgattttcttttcttaaGAATACCAAAGTATACAGTTTTCTTTGCCACATGTTTGgagatattcataaaattggaGTTATTTTGCCTAATAATTGGAAATTTGAATTattggaataaaaacaaacaaagatGAAGAAATACTTTGTCTACTCTGATGTCTGTCAGTCACTGTCAGTTTTCAAATAACGCGCGAATTTTTGAcagttttacttttttgtatatCAGTTGAAAGAATATGTTCAAGAATCATCCATTCAGCCAGTCGTTGCAGTGTATGGCAGTGTATCAACGGTTATAGTGTAAAGTCGTTATGTGCTACTGTAgcgaataatttaaaaaaaaaagctaaagtACCTATAAGTTAAAGTACTTATGTATTACCTATCTCTTTTTGTCtatgtcaaatattgaaaagtgcgaaagtgacaaaacatactttaatattagggtaaatatataaattgagaatttaattttacatgtttGTACTTACTAAATATTGCAGAGAGTAAGTTAAGCTGATATAGGCTATTGAAACTAGAAATTACAGTGAATTCCTTGCTGGACGGGGTAAAGCACAACACAACGGCACAAGCCGTCATgcgttattataaaattatagtgtAAACCGTTGTAGTTTCTCACAATATGATGAAATatgttagtaaatataaatattttccttagTAGGTTATCGTTATCTAGTTAggaacttaattaattttataagaataCTGTTCAAAAGTATTCAACATTAATCTATTCAgtcaagtaataaaaaatgatgtCGCTATGAAAGCAGGACCTTCACAGTATACCCCGAAAGTATCTACGCGATTTccgtaggatttggtcaaaaagtctgtTAGTTGAGGGCGCTataagtagatggcgctacagcataaaattgaaaacgtattttttaaaaaattaaaagtattacaaggtataattattactagcggcccgtcccggcttcgctcgggccactagttattatttcaatgtttttaacattacaaattatataccttctagaccttcctcaagaatcacactatcatTATTAAGTTTGGGACTGGATTATGGAAATATTCTATCTAAATTGGGTTTACTAGTCCTTTGTCTTTTGTTTTCTTGGTcgttgtttcaaattttaggTTAGACCCtcagacaaataaataaataacaagatATTCCTTAAACTTTGTAGcacatttaagtatattttaactgTGCGTtccgtaataataaaattaaatttacctaGCACATTGGTGTGTAATACCCGCCTTAGAATAGTATCACTCCATTGTCCTTTTGTCGTTAATCTCCAAAACGACTGGTAAAAATACTTGACAACTTATAGGGAGCAACagcattcctaaagagggTTGCCGTTAAGAAGTCGTAAAACCATAGTCGCAtcttgaatataaataaataaataaataaacattaggacaaatcataatgatataaagataattttttttggcgTGACTACCCCGGGCTTCAGGTACCTAACAGCCGTGAATGCACCCGGAAAACGCTCGTATGAGAAAGAGATATGGCGTATACCAAGTagtaccaaaataataataaaaaatctaaatacttaggtactataattaatcacaaatttccaAATAATTTTCTCCTTTTCAAATCTACAATAAACATTGagaatttcaaacaaactcagcaactttattgttttagttCAATAGACAATAAACAGACAAATAGGTATAGTTAGAAAATTGCcttgttcattatttttgtttctacgacttcagaaaattattattacgctgaatattttccattatttaCCAGTCTAACTGTTTGATAAATTACTTTTcgatttgtataaatttctcagagattaaataagtacatatctATTAATACTTTTAACTAATCCATTAAAGAGTTCATTCTGGAATATGCAATTAGCACAAAGCAATATCTCACAGTGTGTACCCACTGAAGTGATTTAGGTTATTAGATTactatttaatgaatttatatcacttacatagaaatattcaaattgCGCGGACTCAATCTATGATATTTAGAGATATCATCTAAAGTTAGGAAAGAATCCatcaaacaatttaatattacatagtataattcATTACCAACACAACAAGACCTAAGCCCAGGGCTGGCTAGAAACTTAATAAATGAAGGCTCGGAATTCCGCTTCAATCCAGGAATTTCCTTAGCGACTGATATTTCTGTTGATTACACAACTTATCCCGGTTTTATTGACGCATGTACATTTGTCAAGTGTGCCTCTCGAATATTTATCTGTTGTGTGTAATGATGTATGGGAAAGCTAGCTACATTCCTAGATTCAAAGATCATTGTAAGAGACGTTTTAATCATCCCTTACTATAGGAAGCAAGCgtcataatttatgtttgtttcttaCTGAGAACTTTAATTATGTGGCTAACATATCCGTAaagaaatatacttatttatatgagTGGGTATAGTTAGTTTTTGAACTTTAAATTGAGATTGTGTAGTgaacaagaaaattaaaaaaaaaatcacacggGCATTACTAGTATGAAATATGTCTAGATCTAAAAATCCTAGCGAGTTGTCGCTCAATATAATACCTAGGATGCCTACCTATGTATTTgtagcaaaaaatatgattcacAACACATTTATATTTCCCTATTTGTGTTGTAAGTAAACCGGCCGTGTAATATTTCTGCTAAGATATGAAGGTaatatttccttttcattCCTCTCTGTAGCTCTCAAAATATGAACGTAAAATATTGCGCATGATCCTTTGTCAGTCGGTTTTAGGGTTTCGTGGGCAAAGGTCGGAACTCGGTCGAGCTTCTGTAACAGTATTTTATCAGCCGTGATATTAGACTTTCatctttttgttattttcttgGTTATTTACTGATGAtttaccctgttattcataaaaaataaagcagcaagtttgattttgtcactttttatattttgacattgagaGAGCGGCACAAAACATGCTTTAACTtaaagtatgtatattatataatctagtAAAACATTTGCCTGCGTGTGAAGGTtgggtttatttatttccgacAAGGATTTGGGTTCCACTATGGGGTACCTACCCCATAGTGGTTACTAAATCTTACTAATACtaaatagtaggtactaattCTATGATTTCCGTACTTACCTAGTCAGGTGTGAAGGCTCAGTGTGCAGAAGGTTAAGTCGTGACAACTTCGTACATTtccgtggtaatttcgggaaattttgtgaaaatgacTCGACACAAGGAT
This window harbors:
- the LOC128673761 gene encoding oxidized purine nucleoside triphosphate hydrolase-like, whose protein sequence is MWQRKLYTLVFLRKENQILLGFKKRGFGVNKWNGFGGKVEPNESIVEAAARELKEECNLVVEICDLKHIAHMEFTFEGEPTLMDVRVYSTNKFTGTLKETEEMRPKWFILENIPYDQMWLDDRLWFPYMFKGKLVHGRFHFLGHDKILNYKIEELESMEAHYNKNKM